A single region of the Oncorhynchus keta strain PuntledgeMale-10-30-2019 chromosome 4, Oket_V2, whole genome shotgun sequence genome encodes:
- the LOC118382505 gene encoding disco-interacting protein 2 homolog C isoform X1, whose product MVARQLPPCSAALREEDGVSLLTVCAHICDITQKGYEKKRSKLIRPYVPHPGGMEGMSHRPFFAPPSAARFHRRRSSGTRDERYRSDVHSEAVQAVLARHVESKVAVPMPSKRRSLVVQTSMDAYTPPGLSPLCSDSSSGSEEEAGPGDDMPGMEHWMTRPAHLGPAHLGSTSSSSSSTQSGGSGNAGRLADSLAHTHLSHPHLAHPHLTHTHTHLTQSHHVSAHHSQTHHAIGHLSLKRKPALGVAENGGSLRRSCEFGSDMLWPPPLESDERHIGTIARNTQKYGNAERMETGDGVPVSSRVSAKIQQLVNTLKMPRRPPLREFFVDDFEELLEVQQPDPKQRRPEGAEMLAVRGEALGVVTNWPPSLEAALQRWGTISPKAPCLTSLDTTGKPLYVLTYGKLWSRSVKLAFNILHKLGSKQEPMVRPGDRVALVFPNNDPVAFMVAFYGCLLAEVVPVPIEVPLTRKDAGSQQIGFLLGSCGVTVALTSDACHKGLPKSATGEIPQFRGWPKLLWFVTESKHLSKPPRDWFPHIKDANSDTAYIEYKTCKDGSVLGVTVMRIALLTHCQALTQSCGYTEAETIVNVLDFKKDVGLWHGILTSVMNMMHVISVPYSLMKVNPLSWIQKVYHFKAKVACVKSRDMHWALVAHREQKDISLSSLRMLLVADGSNPWSISSCDAFLNVFQSKGLRSEVICPCASSPEALTVAIRRPVEDSSQPPGRGVLSMQGLSYSVVRVDTEERLSVLTVQDVGTVMPGALVCVVKPDGVPLLCKTDEIGELCVCSVATGTSYYGLTGMTKNTFEVFPVASGGGLVSEYAFVRTGLLGFVGPGGLVFISGKMDGLIVVSGRRHNADDIIATALAVEPMKFIYRGRIAVFSVTVLHDERIVVVAEQRPDSTEEDSFQWMSRVLQAIDSIHGVGVFCLGLVPANTLPKTPLGGLHLSETKQLYLEGGLHPCNVLMCPHTCVTNLPKPRQKQPEIGPASVMVGNLVSGKRIAMASGRDLGQTDDNDQFLFLSEVLQWRSQTTPEHILYTLLSSRGAVSSSLTCLQLHKRAERVAALLLERGGLQEGDHIALVYPPGIDLIAAFYGCLYAGCVPITVRPPHPQNISTTLPTVKMIVEVSRSACVMTTAVICKLLRSKEAVATVDIRNWPPVLDTDDLPKKKSPALYKPCNPDALAYLDFSVSTTGMLAGVQISHNAVGAFCRSVKLQCELYPSREVAICLDPYCGLGFVLWCLCSVYSGHQSILIPPVELESNPALWLLAVSQLRVRDTFCSYSVMELCTKGLGLQTEALKARGLDLSRVRACVVVAEERPRMSLTHSFSKLFKDLGLHPRSVSTAFGCRVNLAICLQGTSGPDPTTVYVDMRALRHDRVRLVERGSPHSLPLMESGKILPGVRIIIANPETKGPLGDSHLGEIWVHSAHNGSGYYSGYGEEVLQSDHFTSRLSFGDTSTVWARTGYLGFLRRTELTDASGERHDALYVVGALEEAMELRGMRYHPIDIETSVIRTHQSIMECAVFPWTNLLVVVVELEGSEQEALDLVPMVTKAVLEEHYLIVGVVVVTDIGVIPINSRGEKQRMHLRDGFLQDQLDPIYVAYNM is encoded by the exons GTGACATCACACAGAAGGGTTATGAGAAGAAGCGGTCTAAGCTGATCAGGCCGTACGTTCCTCATCCTGGAG gtatggAGGGTATGTCCCACCGCCCCTTCTTCGCCCCCCCGTCTGCCGCTCGCTTCCACAGACGGCGTTCTTCTGGAACACGCGATGAACGCTATCGTTcag ATGTCCACAGTGAGGCAGTGCAGGCGGTGTTAGCCAGACATGTGGAGAGCAAGGTGGCAGTGCCCATGCCCTCCAAACGACGATCACTGGTGGTACAGACATCCATGGATGCCTACACACCcccag GACTGTCCCCACTGTGCTCAGACTCGTCGTCGGGCTCGGAGGAAGAGGCGGGGCCAGGCGATGACATGCCAGGGATGGAACACTGGATGACTCGCCCCGCCCACTTAGGTCCAGCCCACCTAGGCTCcacctcctcgtcctcctcgtcCACTCAGAGCGGTGGCAGCGGCAACGCAGGACGACTGGCCGactcgctcgcacacacacacctctcacacccACACCTGGCACAccctcacctcacacacacacacacacacctgacccagTCACACCACGTGTCAGCTCACCACTCACAAACACACCACG ctATCGGACACCTGTCTCTGAAGCGTAAGCCAGCTCTGGGCGTGGCGGAGAACGGAGGCTCTCTCAGAAGATCCTGTGAGTTCGGTTCTGATATGCTGTGGCCTCCACCACTGGAGTCTGACG AGCGCCACATAGGAACCATCGCCcgaaacacacagaaatacggcAACGCTGAACGCATGGAGACTGGAGACGGTGTCCCGGTCAGCAGTCGTGTGTCTGCTAAGATCCAGCAGCTAGTGAACACTCTGAAAATGCCTCGTAGACCTCCACTCAGAGAGTTCTTCGTTGATGACTTTGAAGAACTTCTAGAAG tccaGCAGCCAGACCCCAAGCAGCGCCGTCCGGAGGGGGCAGAGATGTTGGCAGTGAGAGGAGAGGCTCTGGGGGTGGTGACTAACTGGCCCCCTTCCCTGGAGGCAGCTCTCCAACGCTGGGGCACCATTAGCCCTAAAGCCCCCTGTCTCACCAGCCTGGACACCACTGGCAAACCTCTATATGTACTCACATACG GGAAGTTATGGTCTCGAAGTGTCAAGCTGGCCTTTAACATCCTACACAAGCTGGGCAGCAAGCAGGAGCCCATGGTGCGACCGGGGGACAGG GTGGCGCTAGTGTTTCCTAATAATGACCCGGTGGCCTTCATGGTGGCCTTCTATGGCTGCCTGCTGGCTGAGGTGGTCCCTGTACCCATAGAGGTGCCCCTGACACGCAAG GATGCTGGCAGCCAGCAGATCGGCTTCCTATTGGGTAGCTGTGGGGTTACCGTGGCGCTGACCAGTGATGCCTGCCATAAAGGCCTGCCCAAGAGTGCTACAGGAGAGATACCACAGTTCAGGg gatggcCTAAGCTGCTGTGGTTTGTGACTGAGTCGAAGCATCTCTCCAAGCCTCCCAGAGACTGGTTCCCTCACATCAAAGATGCAAACAGCGACACAGCATATATAGAG TACAAGACCTGTAAGGATGGAAGTGTTCTGGGAGTCACGGTGATGAGGATCGCTCTGCTGACTCACTGCCAAGCCCTCACACAGTCCTGTGGCTACACAGAAG cggAGACCATAGTGAATGTTCTAGACTTTAAGAAGGACGTGGGACTGTGGCACGGCATCCTCACG AGCGTGATGAATATGATGCATGTGATCAGCGTTCCCTACTCTCTGATGAAGGTTAACCCGTTGTCCTGGATACAAAAGGTCTATCACTTTAAAG cCAAGGTAGCGTGTGTAAAGTCCAGGGACATGCACTGGGCTCTGGTGGCCCACAGAGAGCAGAAGGACATCAGCCTGAGTTCCCTCCGGATGCTGCTGGTCGCCGACGGATCTAACCCTT GGTCTATCTCGTCCTGTGATGCCTTCCTCAACGTGTTCCAGAGTAAAGGCTTAAGGTCAGAGGTCATCTGTCCCTGTGCCAGCTCCCCCGAGGCACTGACTGTTGCCATCAGAAG gCCAGTGGAGGACAGTAGCCAGCCACCAGGCCGAGGGGTTCTCTCCATGCAGGGTCTGAGTTACAGTGTGGTCCGTGTCGACACGGAGGAACGCCTGTCAGTCCTCACTGTGCAGGATGTGGGCACTGTCATGCCTggag cCCTGGTGTGTGTGGTGAAGCCAGACGGTGTGCCTCTCCTGTGTAAGACAGATGAGATCGGGGAGTTGTGCGTGTGTTCCGTTGCCACGGGAACATCGTACTACGGACTGACAGGCATGACCAAGAACACCTTTGAG gtgtttcCAGTAGCATCCGGTGGAGGTCTGGTCAGTGAGTATGCGTTTGTCCGTACGGGGCTGCTGGGCTTCGTGGGTCCCGGTGGTCTGGTGTTTATCTCCGGCAAGATGGACGGCCTCATTGTGGTCAGCGGACGCAGACATAATGCTGATGACATCATAGCCACCGCACTGGCCGTGGAGCCAATGAAATTCATCTACAGAGGGAG gatAGCAGTGTTCAGTGTGACCGTGCTGCATGATGAGCGTATCGTGGTGGTAGCAGAGCAGAGACCAGACTCTACTGAGGAGGACAGCTTCCAGTGGATGAGCCGCGTTCTTCag GCGATAGACAGTATCCATGGTGTGGGTGTGTTCTGCCTGGGGTTAGTTCCAGCCAACACCCTCCCTAAAACCCCCCTTGGGGGTCTACACCTGTCTGAGACCAAACAGCTGTACCTGGAGGGGGGGCTGCACCCCTGTAACGTCCTCATGTGTCCTCACACCTGTGTTACCAACCTGCCCAAACCACGACAGAAacaaccag agatTGGCCCTGCCTCTGTGATGGTGGGGAACCTGGTGTCTGGGAAGAGGATCGCTATGGCCAGTGGCAGAGACCTGGGACAAACTGATGACAATGACCAG TTCCTGTTCCTGTCAGAGGTTCTGCAGTGGAGATCTCAGACTACGCCTGAACACATCCTCTACACACTGCTTAGCTcccgg GGAGCGGTGTCTAGTTCTCTTACGTGTCTTCAGCTCCATAAGAGGGCAGAGAGAGTTGCTGCTCTGCtgctggagagaggaggactaCAGGAGGGAGACCACATAGCACTGGTCTacccaccag GTATAGACCTAATTGCAGCGTTCTACGGTTGTCTGTATGCTGGCTGTGTTCCTATCACGGTCCGACCGCCCCACCCACAGAACATCTCAACCACGCTGCCCACGGTCAAGATGATCGTAGAG gtcagTCGTTCGGCCTGTGTGATGACCACAGCGGTCATCTGTAAGCTGCTGCGGTCCAAGGAGGCGGTCGCTACAGTTGACATCAGGAACTGGCCTCCCGTCCTGGACACAG ATGACCTGCCAAAGAAGAAGTCTCCAGCGCTGTATAAGCCCTGTAACCCTGATGCCCTGGCCTACCTGGACTTCAGTGTGTCCACTACTGGCATGCTGGCTGGAGTACAG atatcCCATAATGCAGTGGGAGCGTTCTGTCGGTCAGTGAAGCTGCAGTGTGAACTGTATCCCTCCAGAGAGGTAGCAATCTGTCTCGACCCCTACTGTGGCCTGGGCTTCGTCCTCTGGTGTctctgcag TGTGTACAGTGGCCATCAGTCGATCCTTATCCCTCCAGTAGAGTTGGAGTCTAACCCAGCCCTGTGGCTGCTCGCTGTCAGCCAGCTCCGagtcagagacaccttctgttCCTACAGCGTCATGGAGCTTTGCACTAAAGGACTGGGCCTGCAGACAGAGGCACTGAAG gCGCGAGGCCTGGACCTGTCCCGTGTGAGGGCGTGTGTTGTGGTAGCAGAGGAGAGACCCAGGATGTCTCTAACACACTCcttctccaagctgtttaaagacctGGGCCTGCACCCCCGATCTGTCAGCACAGCATTTGGCTGTAGGGTCAACCTGGCTATCTGTCTGCAg GGCACCTCCGGACCAGACCCTACTACAGTTTACGTGGACATGAGAGCTCTGCGACATGATAG GGTTCGGTTGGTGGAGAGAGGTTCTCCTCACAGTCTCCCTCTCATGGAGTCAGGAAAG ATCCTACCTGGTGTCCGCATCATCATCGCCAACCCAGAGACCAAGGGACCCCTGGGAGACTCCCACCTAGGAGAG aTCTGGGTGCACAGTGCCCATAATGGCAGTGGATATTACAGTGGTTATGGAGAGGAGGTCCTTCAGTCTGATCATTTCACCTCCAGACTCAGCTTCGGAGACACGTCCACCGTCTGGGCTCGCACCGGATACCTGGGCTTCTTACGACGTACTGAACTCACTGATGCCAGCggag AGAGACACGATGCGCTGTATGTGGTGGGCGCGTTGGAGGAGGCCATGGAGCTGAGGGGGATGAGGTATCATCCTATAGACATCGAGACCTCCGTTATCAGGACGCACCAGAGCATCATGGAATG TGCTGTGTTTCCCTGGACTAACCTGCTGGTAGTTGTGGTGGAACTAGAAGGCTCGGAGCAGGAAGCCCTGGACCTGGTTCCCATGGTGACCAAGGCGGTGCTGGAAGAGCATTACCTCATCGTTGGTGTCGTCGTGGTAACGGACATCGGGGTGATCCCCATCAACTCTCGCGGGGAGAAGCAGCGCATGCATCTCCGAGACGGCTTCCTACAGGACCAGCTAGACCCCATCTACGTGGCTTATAACATGTAA